The following proteins are encoded in a genomic region of Spirochaetaceae bacterium:
- a CDS encoding S1C family serine protease, translating to MFKIVRPLLLTALILILPVTLAAQNINTDPIGFYAAAIRAGRPVDMAELIASLNNRLTLELNSGDFQQALVYGESLNAFNAITASRLNTLYAQFSRHVAETSSPGVALATLGNQVNISLLDNDMLLYFLGLAEQNLAAVTFNLLQSEAQRRGLAHNHRLTVVNNPANWLSGTVVVYVDRGFIRRGGMVVPNVNLGSGFFIDKAGYILTNYHVIAPLVESSGRNTPAARLSVELAGAQGERVPAELIGFSRINDIALLRSSVSSHYVFSFANRRPVTGEQIFALGSPGGLASTLTSGLVSNANRTLMPIGDIIQIDAAVNPGNSGGPLVGSNGEVLGVVFAGIEQFQGVNFALPSDLIVSLLPKLAANRTDAALPFLALALHEWSNMQEVTYVAGNSLAAYNNLKVGDRLAALNGQTQSSRAAYQKYLMSKPIGALIRVNFQSAADGTAGEAITLIERRASNFGRSLMDRSTIEELFPPLTGMNIERISRRDYVVRQVYPATLAGVNRFSSGDSFTLLRQRFVEQNGHEFLVLNIRSLVRAQGLLEGPNGLQFAVPFNSNVWL from the coding sequence TTGTTTAAAATAGTACGGCCGTTATTACTAACTGCTTTAATTTTAATTTTGCCTGTAACTTTGGCGGCTCAAAATATCAATACCGACCCAATCGGTTTTTACGCCGCCGCCATACGGGCCGGCCGGCCGGTAGATATGGCCGAACTTATCGCCAGTTTAAATAACCGTTTAACCTTAGAGCTTAACAGCGGCGATTTTCAGCAGGCTTTAGTTTACGGCGAAAGCCTTAATGCCTTTAATGCTATTACCGCCAGCCGGCTTAATACTCTATATGCCCAATTTTCGCGCCATGTGGCCGAAACCAGCAGTCCCGGTGTGGCCTTAGCTACTTTGGGTAATCAAGTAAATATTAGTTTGTTAGATAACGATATGCTGCTTTATTTTTTAGGCTTAGCCGAGCAAAATTTAGCGGCCGTAACTTTTAATTTGTTACAAAGCGAGGCTCAAAGGCGCGGCCTTGCGCACAACCATAGGCTAACGGTGGTTAATAACCCGGCCAACTGGCTAAGCGGTACGGTAGTGGTTTATGTAGATAGGGGCTTTATCCGCCGTGGCGGTATGGTGGTGCCTAATGTTAATTTGGGCTCGGGCTTTTTTATCGATAAGGCCGGCTACATACTTACTAATTACCATGTCATTGCTCCCTTAGTGGAGAGCAGCGGCCGCAATACACCGGCGGCGCGTCTTTCGGTAGAGCTGGCGGGGGCGCAAGGTGAGCGCGTGCCGGCCGAGCTTATTGGCTTTAGCCGTATTAACGACATTGCTTTGCTGCGCAGCAGCGTTAGCTCTCATTATGTTTTTTCGTTTGCCAACAGGCGGCCGGTTACCGGCGAGCAAATTTTTGCTTTAGGTTCGCCCGGCGGATTGGCCTCTACCCTTACCAGCGGTCTTGTCAGTAACGCTAACCGCACTTTAATGCCTATAGGCGATATTATCCAAATAGATGCAGCGGTAAACCCCGGTAATTCGGGCGGGCCTTTAGTGGGCAGCAACGGCGAGGTACTGGGGGTAGTTTTTGCCGGTATCGAGCAATTTCAGGGCGTTAATTTTGCCTTACCCAGCGATTTAATTGTTTCTTTGCTGCCTAAACTGGCGGCTAACCGCACCGATGCCGCTTTGCCCTTTTTGGCTTTAGCCTTGCACGAATGGAGCAATATGCAAGAGGTAACTTACGTGGCCGGCAACTCGTTAGCAGCTTATAATAATTTAAAAGTTGGCGATAGGTTGGCAGCGCTTAACGGCCAAACGCAAAGCAGCCGGGCGGCTTACCAAAAATATTTAATGAGCAAACCGATAGGGGCTCTCATTAGGGTAAACTTTCAAAGCGCCGCTGACGGTACGGCCGGTGAGGCGATTACTTTAATAGAGCGCCGGGCCAGCAACTTTGGCCGCAGTTTAATGGACAGAAGCACGATAGAAGAGTTATTCCCGCCGCTTACCGGCATGAACATAGAAAGAATAAGCCGGCGCGACTATGTAGTTCGCCAAGTTTATCCGGCCACTTTAGCCGGTGTTAATCGCTTTAGCAGCGGCGATAGTTTTACTTTGCTGCGCCAGCGGTTTGTTGAGCAAAACGGCCACGAATTTTTAGTACTTAACATTCGCTCGTTAGTGAGAGCGCAGGGGCTATTAGAGGGGCCAAACGGCTTGCAATTTGCCGTACCTTTTAATAGTAACGTTTGGTTGTAA
- a CDS encoding MFS transporter: MLSASAMKQGRKFFNLYQVITCFSFPLVNGTIITLYAIRIGASASLIGILSSFNFIAFLIVPLGKMLQERIGAAKALAWGQVLRYVAISPLLFLPIFYGVGNLELAYLILIIAIFGFNFFRGISLIGLNPVIDSLVPGKQLSRYLMVLAMLNFIFTPLALILLVVGLHVFNASILSYNLFIILGIATGFWSAYYLFKVPSSQRQVEKTSLLQSFKTAWGRWSFKRFIVSYFVLSFFLGLSRPYIAVYTRQIYNQSDSMTILLTTIGTLGSLMMALFSRTIVNLVGSKTLYIFFMTVATLSLLPAIITPALVGGALFTFLAIFHFTSTFGMQGVESNSQTYLFTVIRKEEVGSLAIIWYMVFGVAGAIGSTLGGYLIDLFPVLFNVNLQTAFQLLFSIALIGYVVTLIFLTRLQNSSKHSVSDGLGFILNFKDIKAISLANQLENSLKPDDQIRLLQQIAHSQSDAPTELLTETLYSPKMSIRRQALFTLESIPPTKDSELAAALITQLNERTHTTAYMAARLLGSRKVESAIPYLRRALTVGDNFLLQGEAIRALASLNDKASIPDIYSFILPQKNIFITIQAINALEILLEPEAVTMLFKPFKWPRLFSDSVGSEAILAITGLLGLNDWFYPIYVSYTRNPNDGYELLYDLYSSNKRKYGANQKLEELLLRPSLIIFRRMAGELSTEQPFKFTASEIVQRQLTTACANPVVIRYAKVRFLFTALFVASHIRVETKRKVNRK, encoded by the coding sequence ATGTTATCTGCCAGCGCAATGAAGCAAGGGCGTAAGTTTTTTAATTTGTATCAGGTTATTACCTGCTTTTCTTTCCCGCTGGTAAATGGTACCATCATTACCTTATATGCCATACGCATAGGGGCTTCGGCTTCGTTAATCGGTATTTTATCGTCGTTTAATTTTATTGCTTTTTTGATAGTGCCTTTAGGTAAAATGCTGCAAGAGCGCATTGGGGCGGCTAAAGCTTTAGCTTGGGGGCAGGTGCTTAGGTACGTAGCTATTTCGCCGTTATTGTTTTTACCCATCTTTTATGGGGTGGGTAATTTGGAGTTGGCCTACCTTATCTTAATAATTGCCATCTTTGGGTTTAATTTTTTTAGAGGTATTTCACTGATTGGCCTTAACCCGGTGATAGATAGCCTTGTGCCCGGTAAGCAGCTTAGCCGCTATTTAATGGTGCTGGCTATGCTTAATTTTATCTTTACGCCGCTGGCCTTAATTTTGTTGGTGGTAGGGCTGCATGTTTTTAATGCCAGTATTTTAAGTTATAACCTTTTTATTATTTTGGGGATAGCTACCGGTTTTTGGTCGGCTTATTATCTATTTAAAGTTCCCAGCAGCCAGCGACAAGTTGAAAAAACCTCTTTATTACAAAGTTTTAAAACGGCTTGGGGGCGGTGGTCTTTCAAACGTTTTATCGTTAGTTATTTTGTTTTATCATTTTTTTTAGGGTTAAGCCGCCCTTACATTGCCGTTTACACGCGGCAAATTTATAACCAAAGCGATAGTATGACCATTTTACTTACCACCATCGGTACGTTAGGCTCGCTTATGATGGCCCTTTTTAGCCGTACTATCGTTAATTTAGTGGGCAGTAAAACTTTGTATATCTTTTTTATGACGGTGGCTACTCTTAGTTTATTGCCTGCCATTATAACCCCCGCTTTAGTGGGCGGAGCGCTTTTTACCTTTTTGGCTATCTTTCATTTTACTTCTACCTTTGGTATGCAAGGGGTGGAATCTAACTCGCAAACTTACCTTTTTACCGTTATCCGCAAAGAAGAAGTAGGCTCTCTCGCTATTATTTGGTATATGGTTTTTGGTGTGGCCGGTGCTATAGGCTCTACACTGGGCGGTTATTTAATCGATTTATTCCCTGTACTTTTTAATGTAAATCTGCAAACTGCTTTTCAGTTATTATTTAGTATTGCTTTAATTGGTTATGTTGTTACCTTAATTTTTTTAACCCGCCTGCAAAATAGCAGTAAGCATTCGGTGAGCGATGGACTGGGGTTTATTTTAAACTTTAAAGATATTAAAGCTATTTCGCTGGCTAACCAGCTGGAAAATAGTTTAAAGCCCGATGACCAAATAAGATTGTTACAGCAAATTGCTCATTCCCAATCCGATGCCCCTACCGAACTGCTTACCGAAACGTTATATTCGCCTAAAATGTCTATCCGCCGGCAAGCTCTTTTTACCTTAGAGAGTATCCCGCCCACTAAAGACAGCGAACTGGCGGCGGCCTTAATAACACAGCTTAACGAGCGCACGCATACCACAGCTTATATGGCGGCGCGCTTACTTGGCAGCCGTAAAGTAGAAAGCGCCATTCCTTACCTTAGGCGTGCTTTAACGGTAGGCGATAACTTTTTACTGCAAGGCGAGGCCATACGTGCGCTGGCCAGCCTTAACGATAAAGCCAGTATCCCCGATATTTATAGTTTTATTTTACCGCAAAAAAATATTTTTATTACCATTCAGGCCATTAATGCGCTGGAAATTTTACTGGAGCCCGAAGCGGTAACGATGCTTTTTAAGCCTTTTAAATGGCCGCGTTTGTTTTCGGACAGTGTAGGCAGCGAAGCCATTTTAGCTATAACCGGTCTGCTTGGCCTTAACGATTGGTTTTACCCTATTTATGTTAGTTACACACGTAACCCAAACGATGGCTACGAGCTTTTATACGACCTGTACAGCAGTAACAAACGTAAATATGGCGCTAACCAAAAGCTAGAAGAACTGCTTTTAAGGCCATCGTTAATTATTTTTCGGCGTATGGCCGGCGAGCTTAGCACCGAACAGCCTTTTAAATTTACTGCCAGCGAGATAGTACAAAGGCAGCTAACAACGGCCTGCGCTAACCCGGTGGTTATCCGCTATGCTAAGGTGCGCTTTTTATTTACCGCCCTTTTTGTGGCCAGTCATATTAGGGTAGAGACAAAGAGGAAGGTTAATAGAAAATGA
- a CDS encoding cytidine deaminase, with protein sequence MDINILQDAATKAATRAYVPYSGFAVGVALLCGDDDKDEIISGCNVENSSYGLSNCAERTALFTAVALGKRSFKAIAIYSPNAADYLLPCGACRQVLSEFVGEDFPFYLGNKQGQFTKVAFSQLFPKPFKINE encoded by the coding sequence ATGGATATTAATATTTTACAAGATGCCGCTACTAAGGCAGCCACTCGGGCTTATGTGCCCTACTCCGGTTTTGCTGTAGGGGTCGCTTTACTTTGCGGCGATGATGATAAAGACGAAATTATCAGCGGCTGTAACGTCGAAAATTCTTCTTACGGCTTAAGTAATTGTGCCGAACGTACGGCTTTATTTACTGCCGTTGCTTTAGGCAAGCGGAGCTTTAAAGCCATTGCTATTTATTCGCCTAACGCCGCCGATTATCTGCTCCCCTGTGGGGCTTGCCGCCAAGTTCTTAGCGAATTTGTAGGCGAAGATTTTCCTTTTTATCTAGGTAATAAGCAAGGACAATTTACTAAAGTAGCTTTTAGCCAGCTTTTTCCTAAGCCATTTAAAATTAATGAGTAA
- a CDS encoding PHP domain-containing protein codes for MIDLHTHSNASDGELSPSGLIAKAAKLGLTAVALTDHDTLAGLDEAALAAAGKLTFIRGVELQIEWPRGDFHLLGLNLTTNTGKLEERLTLQRRQREERNLIILDKINRHFKLSLNYSEVTGLAGGVVGRLHFAYLLVKLGKVKNVKVAFDKYLAIGRPCYEGKDGLPFAEAVSLIKEAGGKAILAHPMSLYLSLSKLAEVVATLKQQGLDGLEAYHSQVTVGKAGQLKTLAEQFNLIITGGSDYHGNIRKDRQLGYTCGQKLTIADELLGQLINYH; via the coding sequence ATGATAGATTTACATACTCACTCCAACGCCAGCGATGGCGAACTTAGCCCCAGCGGGCTTATTGCCAAAGCCGCCAAGCTGGGTTTAACCGCCGTAGCTTTAACCGACCACGATACCCTAGCCGGCCTAGACGAGGCCGCTTTGGCCGCCGCCGGTAAACTTACCTTTATCAGGGGCGTAGAGCTACAGATAGAGTGGCCGCGCGGCGATTTTCATTTACTTGGCCTAAATTTAACCACTAATACCGGCAAGCTTGAGGAACGACTGACTTTACAACGCCGGCAACGGGAAGAACGTAACTTAATTATTTTAGATAAAATTAATCGCCACTTTAAGCTTAGCCTTAACTACAGCGAGGTAACTGGCTTGGCCGGCGGCGTAGTTGGCCGTTTACACTTTGCCTATTTGCTGGTAAAACTAGGCAAAGTAAAAAATGTTAAAGTAGCCTTCGATAAATATTTAGCCATTGGCCGCCCCTGCTACGAAGGCAAAGACGGCCTCCCCTTTGCCGAAGCCGTAAGCTTAATTAAAGAGGCCGGCGGCAAAGCTATCTTAGCCCACCCTATGTCGCTGTATCTTTCTTTAAGTAAATTAGCGGAAGTTGTAGCTACCCTAAAACAACAAGGCTTAGATGGCCTAGAGGCTTACCATTCGCAAGTTACCGTTGGCAAAGCTGGGCAGCTTAAAACTTTAGCCGAGCAGTTTAATTTAATTATCACCGGCGGCTCGGATTATCACGGCAATATACGCAAAGATAGGCAGCTGGGTTATACCTGCGGCCAAAAACTTACCATTGCCGATGAGTTATTGGGACAGTTAATTAACTATCACTAA
- a CDS encoding flagellar biosynthesis anti-sigma factor FlgM — translation MNINRINPLDAINQATNNGKIQQAGKASRTESITVSAEAREAAELQNIRDMVLASPDVRADRVAEVKAKLADPNYLNEKLINDTADKIIEFYRL, via the coding sequence ATGAACATAAATCGGATTAACCCATTAGATGCTATTAATCAGGCTACTAATAACGGTAAAATACAACAGGCCGGTAAAGCTAGCCGTACCGAATCTATAACTGTATCCGCCGAAGCGCGTGAAGCTGCCGAGCTGCAAAATATCCGCGACATGGTGCTGGCCAGCCCCGATGTAAGGGCCGATAGAGTGGCAGAGGTAAAGGCTAAATTGGCCGACCCTAATTATCTTAATGAAAAACTTATTAATGACACTGCCGATAAAATTATAGAATTTTATCGTTTATAA
- the rsmI gene encoding 16S rRNA (cytidine(1402)-2'-O)-methyltransferase, protein MAKLYIVATPIGNLSDITLRALTILQEVDYIACEDSRHTQKLLNHYKISKPLLSCHAHNERQSAAGLIKLLSQDKNVAYCSDAGTPALSDPGARLVDSVIKAGFEVEPLPGASAFSCLVSVSGFMGETLFAGFLPPKGAKRLTKLAEYLALPFNVVLYESPHRIIKLLEELNRLCPQRQLVVGREMTKLYAEFWRGTAAEIFNASGQKKIMGELAIMIAKND, encoded by the coding sequence ATGGCTAAACTTTATATAGTAGCCACCCCTATCGGCAATTTAAGCGATATTACTTTACGCGCTTTAACTATCTTGCAGGAGGTAGATTATATCGCCTGTGAAGACAGCCGCCATACGCAAAAACTTCTAAACCACTATAAAATTAGCAAACCGCTGCTTAGCTGCCACGCCCATAATGAACGGCAAAGCGCTGCCGGGTTAATTAAATTATTAAGCCAAGATAAAAATGTTGCTTATTGTAGTGATGCCGGCACACCGGCTTTAAGCGACCCGGGAGCACGGCTGGTAGACAGCGTAATTAAGGCCGGCTTCGAGGTAGAGCCGCTGCCGGGAGCTTCGGCCTTTAGTTGTTTGGTTAGTGTCAGTGGTTTTATGGGCGAAACCCTTTTTGCCGGTTTTTTACCGCCTAAAGGGGCTAAACGCCTGACTAAACTGGCCGAATATTTGGCTTTACCTTTTAATGTGGTGCTTTACGAATCGCCGCATCGTATAATTAAGTTACTGGAGGAGTTAAACCGGCTTTGTCCGCAACGTCAGCTGGTAGTAGGCCGTGAAATGACTAAACTTTACGCCGAATTTTGGCGCGGCACGGCGGCCGAAATTTTTAACGCAAGCGGGCAAAAAAAGATAATGGGCGAATTAGCAATTATGATTGCGAAAAATGATTAA
- the rnc gene encoding ribonuclease III, producing MSKPKAAGVTTRRLLFKLEEALNISFNNQQLLALALTHSSYANENTLPQSNERLEFLGDSILNMVVSYTLYLNFPQASEGELAKYKSFLVSEESLLQSAVNLKLADYLLLGRGEKITGGDSRPSILADAMEAIIAAIYLDKGFGEAESFILTQLAAQFTAVKTNTYERNYKSLLQEFCQKKYKDLPLYRLVDSSGPEHKKIYTIELLINNKVIAAGSGGNKKMAEQQAAAKAYEQLVGAYG from the coding sequence ATGAGTAAACCTAAAGCCGCCGGTGTAACTACTAGGCGGCTTTTATTTAAATTAGAAGAGGCTTTAAATATTTCTTTTAATAACCAGCAACTATTGGCTTTAGCCTTAACCCATAGCAGCTATGCCAACGAAAATACCCTGCCGCAAAGTAATGAGCGGCTAGAATTTTTAGGTGATAGTATTTTAAATATGGTGGTAAGTTATACCCTTTATCTTAACTTTCCGCAAGCAAGTGAAGGTGAATTAGCCAAATATAAATCTTTTTTAGTTAGTGAAGAATCTTTGCTGCAAAGCGCCGTTAATTTAAAACTAGCCGATTATTTACTATTGGGCAGAGGTGAAAAAATTACCGGCGGCGACAGCCGTCCTTCTATTTTAGCCGATGCAATGGAGGCTATCATTGCCGCCATCTATTTAGATAAAGGTTTTGGCGAGGCCGAAAGTTTTATTTTAACGCAGCTGGCCGCCCAATTTACGGCAGTAAAAACCAATACTTACGAAAGAAATTATAAATCTTTACTGCAAGAGTTTTGCCAAAAAAAATATAAAGATTTACCGCTTTATCGTTTAGTTGATAGCAGCGGCCCCGAGCACAAAAAAATTTATACTATCGAACTTTTAATTAATAATAAAGTAATTGCTGCCGGCAGCGGCGGTAATAAAAAAATGGCCGAGCAACAGGCGGCCGCTAAAGCTTACGAACAGTTGGTAGGCGCCTATGGCTAA
- the acpP gene encoding acyl carrier protein yields MNEKLYEQLKAIIIDKLEIDDPSKITPEARFREDLNADSLDTYELVYAIEEQLNITIPQERATEFEKVGDALAFIESQVK; encoded by the coding sequence ATGAACGAAAAGTTATACGAGCAACTTAAAGCAATTATTATTGATAAGCTAGAGATTGACGACCCTTCTAAAATTACGCCTGAGGCGCGTTTTAGAGAAGATTTGAACGCCGACAGCCTAGATACTTACGAACTGGTTTACGCCATTGAGGAACAATTAAACATTACCATTCCTCAAGAACGCGCTACCGAGTTTGAAAAGGTGGGTGATGCTTTAGCCTTTATCGAAAGCCAAGTAAAATAA
- the rpmF gene encoding 50S ribosomal protein L32 produces MAVPKYKPGKARSRRRRTINMRLIAPTLATCSTCGNVITRHHLCAKCGSYRGRQIIEV; encoded by the coding sequence ATGGCAGTACCAAAGTATAAACCGGGTAAGGCGCGCAGCCGAAGAAGGCGCACCATTAATATGCGGCTAATAGCCCCCACTCTCGCTACTTGCAGCACCTGCGGCAACGTAATTACGCGGCACCATTTGTGTGCTAAATGCGGTTCGTACCGTGGCAGGCAAATTATCGAAGTTTAA
- a CDS encoding methyl-accepting chemotaxis protein translates to MKTSEQSLSIIPPLYAFKTALTSVGLNLLLLTSFFSLFYLRDTMLLVGTHQVASFIRAVVNFFMLNFTANVVLIVLFTFLIQRLVVNTFKSSVIGQKTIPLNVIHKLIANFALIKFVVAGVAFIILPAIFFVRTIAMGKIFNLTHYYDNLNYLIWLVVVAALLNFMQRMILDRNFGRLKAALNVTTMQDMRMESTRKRNLAINITLVAFAGISVMFINDVVLQRDVRYYHNMRQVTAGNINMNQAIVNFREAQYDTMRNSLFNVTPANASDLNLLTDLSNTQVRVYKFILFLITLSFLFIIGFVIESARTRILLDEIDNVSQTIRGIIKGEASLTTRINIINFNEMGYMLGYVNLLLKYFNELVSNVRNVSGDVVKSTEEISSTVYSMMGTMEKLAERAEHSRGEAMRSEAEISNTNESLQKLFSSTNVINGHVNSQVLLAAQTSVATEEFATGVDEVYSMTREAQEVSHGLVDIAQAGEKAVEASKIAMNLISDASKNMSDAMSAITRIASQTNLLSMNAAIEAAHAGEAGRGFAVVADEVRSLSEDSGQQSKFIRSEIKGMNAKIKQGLEASANVQESLKQILDGIENSNDIVIKIAKQMENQRNGTTEMVNSINHLNEASMTMGSHVSGQKNETKHAQEAISRLEVSSKSLIEVVLEQAEYGKTLQTEMNRISKSLKTSTEKVDALNSTVSAFNL, encoded by the coding sequence ATGAAAACCAGTGAACAATCTTTATCGATTATACCTCCTCTGTATGCGTTTAAAACGGCTCTTACCAGTGTAGGTTTAAATTTATTGCTGCTTACCAGCTTTTTTAGTTTATTTTATTTGCGCGATACTATGCTGCTTGTAGGTACTCATCAGGTAGCTTCTTTTATACGCGCTGTTGTTAACTTTTTTATGTTAAATTTTACCGCTAATGTTGTGCTTATAGTTCTTTTTACTTTTCTTATTCAACGGCTTGTTGTAAACACCTTTAAAAGTAGTGTTATTGGGCAAAAAACCATTCCGTTAAATGTAATACATAAACTTATTGCCAACTTTGCTCTTATTAAATTTGTGGTTGCCGGTGTAGCGTTTATTATTTTACCGGCTATCTTTTTTGTGCGCACCATCGCTATGGGTAAAATTTTTAATTTAACCCACTATTACGATAACTTAAATTATTTAATTTGGCTGGTGGTGGTAGCTGCTTTGCTTAACTTTATGCAAAGAATGATATTAGACCGTAATTTTGGCCGGTTAAAAGCTGCTTTAAATGTTACCACAATGCAAGATATGCGTATGGAATCTACCCGTAAGCGTAACTTGGCTATCAACATAACTTTAGTAGCTTTTGCCGGTATATCGGTTATGTTTATAAACGATGTGGTTTTGCAGCGCGATGTTAGGTATTACCACAATATGCGGCAGGTAACCGCCGGCAACATTAATATGAACCAAGCCATTGTCAACTTTAGAGAGGCCCAATACGATACTATGCGTAACAGTCTGTTTAATGTAACCCCCGCTAATGCCAGCGACCTTAACTTACTGACCGATTTAAGTAACACACAAGTACGCGTTTATAAATTTATTTTATTTTTAATTACCCTTTCCTTTTTGTTTATTATTGGTTTTGTTATAGAAAGTGCACGGACCAGAATTTTATTAGACGAAATAGATAACGTGTCGCAAACCATTAGGGGCATTATTAAAGGCGAGGCCAGCTTAACCACGCGTATAAATATTATTAACTTTAACGAAATGGGTTATATGCTGGGGTATGTCAACTTGCTGCTTAAATATTTTAACGAGCTGGTAAGCAATGTGCGTAATGTATCGGGCGATGTAGTAAAAAGTACCGAAGAAATTTCTTCTACCGTTTATAGTATGATGGGCACGATGGAAAAGCTGGCCGAACGCGCCGAGCACAGCAGGGGCGAAGCTATGCGTAGCGAAGCCGAAATTAGCAACACGAACGAAAGTTTGCAAAAGCTTTTTTCTTCTACCAACGTGATTAACGGCCATGTAAACAGCCAAGTGCTTTTAGCCGCCCAAACCAGCGTAGCTACCGAAGAATTTGCCACCGGTGTTGATGAAGTATACAGTATGACCCGCGAAGCTCAAGAAGTTAGTCACGGCTTAGTAGATATTGCGCAGGCCGGTGAAAAAGCCGTAGAGGCCAGTAAGATAGCCATGAATTTAATTAGTGATGCCTCTAAAAATATGAGTGATGCCATGAGCGCCATTACGCGTATTGCCAGCCAAACCAACTTGCTTTCGATGAACGCCGCTATCGAGGCGGCTCACGCCGGAGAGGCCGGGCGCGGTTTTGCCGTAGTTGCCGACGAAGTGCGTAGCTTAAGCGAAGACAGCGGCCAGCAAAGTAAATTTATCCGCAGCGAAATTAAAGGTATGAACGCTAAAATTAAACAAGGACTCGAGGCTTCGGCTAACGTGCAGGAAAGTTTAAAACAAATTCTTGACGGTATCGAAAATAGTAACGATATTGTTATTAAAATTGCCAAACAAATGGAAAATCAGCGTAACGGTACCACCGAAATGGTTAATAGTATTAATCACCTTAATGAGGCCAGTATGACGATGGGCAGCCATGTAAGCGGCCAAAAGAACGAAACTAAGCACGCCCAAGAGGCTATCTCCCGCCTAGAAGTAAGCTCTAAATCGCTCATCGAAGTAGTGCTGGAGCAAGCCGAATACGGTAAAACCTTACAAACCGAGATGAACCGTATTAGTAAAAGCTTAAAAACCAGCACCGAAAAGGTAGATGCCTTAAATTCGACGGTGTCGGCTTTTAACCTATAA